From Streptomyces sp. SAI-135:
GCGACGATCAGCCGCGGGTCCTCCCACAGCTCGCGGTACTTGGCCGCGGTGATCAGTTCGGCCATGCCGTTCATCTGCATCGCCCCGTCCCCGACCAGCGCGATCGCGGGCCGGTCCGGGTGGGCGAACTTCGCGCCGATGGCGTACGGCACCCCGGGGCCCATCGTCGCCAGCGTGCCGGACAGCGACGAGCGCATACCGGGCCGCATGGTCAGGTGCCGGGCGTACCAGTTGGCGGTGGAGCCGGAGTCCGAGGTGACGATCGCGTTGTCGGGCAGCAGCGGATCGAGGGCGTGGGCCACGTACTCCGGGTTGATCGGGTCGGCGGACTGCTGCGCCCGCCGCTTCATCACCTCGCGCCAGCGCGTGACGTTGGCGCACACCGTGTCGTACCACTCCCGCCCGTCGCGCTCCACGTCGAGCATCGGGATCAGCCGCTGGAGCGTCGCCTTCGCGTCGCCGACCAGGTTCACCTCGTACGGGTAGCGCATCCCGACCATGTGCGGGTCGATGTCGATCTGCACGCCCCGCGCCTTGCCGAACTCCGGCAGGAACTGCGTGTACGGGAACGACGAGCCGATGGTGAGCAGGGTGTCGCAGTCCCGCATGAGCTCGTACGAGGGCCGCGTGCCCAGCAGGCCGATCGAGCCGGTGACGTACGGCAGTTCGTCGCTCAGCGCGTCCTTGCCGAGCAGCGCCTTGGCGACGCCCGCGCCCAGCAGTTCGGCGATCCGCTCCACCTCGGCCCGCGCTCCGGCCGCGCCCTGGCCGATCAGGATCGCCGGCTTGGCGGCGGAATTGAGGATCTCCGCGGCCCGCTCCAGGGACTCCGCCGAGGGCACCGCCGTCCAGGCGCTGCGGTCCAGGCTGGAGGGCACCATCTTGAACTCGTGCGTGGGCGCCGAGTAGTCGAGCTCCTGCACGTCGCCCGGGATGATGATCGCCGTGGGGCAGCGGCGGGCGTACGCGGTGCGGATCGCCCGGTCCAGGACGTTCGGCAGCTGCTCGGGGACCGTCACCGTCTCCACGAACTCCGAGGCGACGTCCTTGAACAGGGTGTGCAGGTCGACCTCCTGCTGGTACGAGCCGCCCATCGCCGTGCGGTGCGTCTGGCCGACGATCGCCAGGACCGGCACATGGTCGAGCTTGGCGTCGTACAGGCCGTTGAGCAGATGGATCGCACCGGGTCCGGACGTCGCCGCGCACACTCCGATGCGGCCGCTGAACTTGGCGTATCCGACCGCCTCGAACGCGGACATCTCCTCGTGCCGCGACTGCACGAACCTCGGCCGGTTCCCGGCCCGGCCCCAGGCCGCCAGCAGACCGTTGATGCCGTCGCCCGGATAGCCGAAGACATGGTCCACGCCCCACTCGCGCAGCCTTTCGAGGACGTGATCGGACACCTTGGTGCTCATGGGCTGACCTCCCGCATAGATGGCACAGGCAGCAGCCCTACGAGTCACCGTGCGGGCCCCGGGAAAACCTGTGGGTGTTTGGCCCACGGGGCCGGGGGCAGGCGCACTCACAGTGCTTCGGACCGGAGGCACGTCCGTGGGAGCGGCGATCGGCCGCCACGGCACTCGCCCGTCCGCACGCGGACGCGCTCCCCCGCCGATCGTCCACCAGAGCACGATCTAGGGAGTTGCGACGCACATGCCCACACCAGTGAGCGCGAAGCACCACCCGCACGACGACGCCCCGGACACGGCCGAAGCCTTCCGCAGGCTCGCCGCACTGCCCCCGGGACCCGAGCGCGAGACCCTGCGCGGACAGGTCGTCGAGGCCTGGCTGCCCATGGCCGACCGGCTCGCCGGCCGCTTCCGCAACCGCGGCGAGAGCTACGACGACCTCCGCCAGGTCGCCGCCCTCGGCCTGGTCAAGGCCGTCGACCGGTACGACCCCGCACGCGGCAACGCCTTCGAGAGCTACGCCGTGCCCACCATCACCGGCGAGATCAAGCGGCACTTCCGCGACCACATGTGGACCCTGCACGTGCCGCGCCGGGTCCAGGACCTGCGCAACCGGGTCCGCTTCGCCTCCCAGGACCTCGCCCAGACCATCCCCGGACGCAGGCCCACCGTCGCCGAGATCGCCGAGCGCGCCGACATGAGCGAGGAGGACGTCCTGGTGGGCCTCGAAGCGCTGGAGAGCTTCACCGCCCTCTCCCTGGACGCCGAACTGCCCGGCAGCGAGGACGGCTACTCGCTCGCCGACGCCCTCGGCTCGTCCGACCCCGCCCTGGACACGGTCGTCGACCGCGAGGCCGTCAGGCCCCGGCTGGCCGCCCTGTCCGAGCGGGAGCGCGCCATCCTCTACATGCGCTTCTTCGGCGACATGACCCAGAGCCGGATCGCCGAGCAGCTCGGCATCTCCCAGATGCACGTCTCCCGGCTGATCAGCCGCTGCTGCGGCCGACTGCGCGAGCAGATCATGCGCGACGCGTCCGGGTGAGGGGCGCTGCGGTGAGGCGGTGCCCGGGGGTGTTCCGGGCTGCCGTCCCGGTTCTCGCGTCCGCTTGGTGGCTGCCTGCGGTGGCTGGGCGAGCGGATCGCGGGGGAGGCGGTCGGGCGAGGGGTGGCTTCGGTGAGGCGGCACCGGGGGGTCCGGGCCTCTGCCCCGGTCTCCCGTCGGCTCAGCAGCTGCCTGCGGTGGCTGGGCGGGCGGATCGTGGGGATGGCGGCCGGGTGAGGGGCGGCTGCGGTGAGGTGGCGCCGGGGGTGTTCCGGGCCGCCGCTCCGGTCTCGTCCGCTCAGCGGCTGCCTGCGGTGGCTGGGTGAGCAGATCAGGCGGGACGCGGTCGGTCGACCGGAGCGACTGGGGGCGGATGCCCCGGCGGACGGCTGGTCCCCGGGGAGATGCCCATGGCGGACGGCCGCTCCCCAAGGCGGATGCCTCCGGCGGACGACGGCGCCCAGGGCGGCCAGACCGACGTTGCGTCGCAGGGCGGACGCCTCCGGCCGGCGGTCGCGCGAGGAGATCCGACGCCGCCCGGTGAGGGGACGGCTGCGGAGATTGCGGTGCCGGCGCCACCGCGTGTCACCCACTCGGCCCTCCCCGTCCCGCCAATGGCCTCCGGCCGCGCGCGGGACGGGGAGGGCCGGGCTGTGATGGCCGTGGGTGCGACCGTCGTGCCCCCGGTCCAGTCGTCGGGGCCCCGACGCCCGACGACGGGCCCCGCAGTCGTCGGCCGAAGGAGTCCACCCCATGCGCCGCACCGCCCGTCTCCGGGCCCTGACCGTCGTCCTCTTCGCGCTGGGCGTCACCCTGGGCTACGCCGCGCCGAGTGCCTTCGCGGACCCGGCCGCGGAGGTCAGCCCCAGCAGCGTCCAGCCGGGCGGCAGCGTCACCGTGTCCGTCTCCTGCGACCCCGGCACCGGCACGCCGCCCGCCACCCTCGACGCCACCTCGGAGGCCTTCGAGTCGCAGACCGTACGCCTGCAACTGGTGCCCGGCAACGACGACCAGGTCTCCGGCCCCGCCTACAGCGGCACCGCACGCGTCTCCGCCGACCAGGAACTCCAGGAGGGCACCGGCGGTACCGCCCCCGACTCCGCGTGGACCGTCGACGGCACCTGCCCGACCGCGGACCGCGCCCCCGGCAAGGCATGGAGCGCCACCTTCACCGTCACCCGGGGCGCCGACACCGGCACCAGCCACCGCCCGTGCCCCGAGCCGCGCACCGCCACCTGCGAGACCGCGGCCGTCCAGAAACCCGTCCGCGCCGGTCAGGGCGGTTCCTTCACCGACTCCGTGCCCGCCCTGGTCGCCGGCGGCCTGCTGATCGCGGGTGCCGTCGGCGGTGCCGTCCACCGGCTGCGCCGCAGAGCCCCCGGTGCGGACGCCTGAGGACCAAACCTCAGGATCGTGTGACAGGCGCGACCCGCGCGGGCGCCCATGGGCAGGCGGCTCCGTGGGTACTCGGACCGGCGAGGGACGCGCCAGGCGCGGGGAGACGAGACGGCGGACAGCGCCTTGCGGAGGTGACCATGCGGACCGACCCGGAGGGCCACGGCCCCGTCCGCTACGGCCCTCCACTGCCGGACGACGGGCTGCCCGTCCTGCCGGAGCTCACCGCCGTCCTCGCCGCCGCGGCCGCACGCCCCCGCGCCGAACCCGTCGGCGGCGGCACCGCGCTCCTGGAGGCCGCCCGCGGCTACGCGGCCCGGCGTGGCCTGCCCACCGAACATGACCACGTGGCAGCCGCCCCCGGCGCCCCCGCCCTCCTGCTCGCCCTGACCGCCGCGCTCGGCGGCGACGTCCTGGTGCCCCGCCCCTGTGCCGCCTGGTGGGCGCCCTACGCACGCCTGTTGGGCAGACCCGTCTTCCACGTGGCGACACCGGCCGAGTGCGGCGGTGTCCCGGATCCGTACGCCCTGCTGGAGACCGTGCGCCGGGTGCGCGCCGAGGGCGGTGACCCACGGCTGCTGGTGCTGTCCGTCGCCGACGACCCCACCGCCACCGTCGCCCCGCCCGAGGTGCTGCACGAGACCGTCGAGGCCGCCGCGGGCGAGGGCCTGCACCTGGTCAGCGACGAGACCTGGCGCGACACCGTGCACGCCCCGCACGAGACGGTCCTGCTCAGCCCCGCCGAGATGCTGCCCGACCGGGTCACCGTCGTCACCGACCTGGCCGGAAGCCTGCTCCCGGCCGGCTGGCCCGCCGCCTTCGCCCGCTTCCCGGCCAACGGCAGCGGTGACGGCCTGCGGGCCCGCGTGCTGGACATCCTGACCGCCCTCGGCGCCCGCATCGCCGCCCCGGTCGCCGCGGCCGCCGCCCACGCCCTCACCGAGCCCGAACCGGTCACCGCCCGCCGCACCGCCGTAGGACACCTCCACGCGCGCGTGGCCGCCGCCGCGCACTCCGTGGTCGTCGGCGCGGGCGCGCTCTGCAGGCCCCCACGGGCCGGCCGCCACCTCTACGCCGACCTCGGCCCGCTGCGGCCCGCGCTGGCCGCCCAGGGTGTCGGCGACGCCCAGGACCTGGAGGACTTCCTCACCGCCCGGCTCGGCATGCCCGCACCCGGCGGCCACCGCTTCGGCGACGACCTCGGCGCGCTGCGCGTACGGCTGTCCACCGGGCCCCTGCTCGGCGGCAGCGAAGCGGAGCGCGCGGAATGCCTCACGTCACCCGCGCCGTTGGAACTGCCACATGTGCAACGCGCGTTGAACACCCTGGAGTCGGTCTTCGACGATCTCCGCGACGACGCTCAGCGATGGGAGCCTCCTCGATGACGCAGCAGTCCGAGTCGACCACGAGCACACGAGTGGCCGACGAGACCCCGGCCCTCTCCTCCTTCGCACCCGCGTCCCCGCCGCTCGCCGAACCCCGCCCGCTGGGGGAGCGCAGAGTCTGGCCGAAGTCCTTCCACGACCGGCTGACCGCCCCGCTGCCCGGACTGAAGGCCATGGCCCGCTTCGCCCGCGAGGGCGCGGTGCGGCCCGGACCCGAGGGCCTCGCCGACATCCCGAAGCTGCCCTACGCCCCCGCCCCGCTGCCCGCCGTCGACTCCCGCACGGTCGCCGTATCCTGGGCGGGACACGCCAGTTGGGTGGTGCGGATCGGCGGCCTGACCGTCCTCACCGACCCGGTCTGGTCCCGTCGCATCCTCGGCACCCCGGCCCGCATCACCCCCGTCGGCGTCGACTGGGAGGCACTGCCGCGGATCGACGCGGTCGTCATCAGCCACAACCACTACGACCACCTGGACGCCCCCACCCTGCGCCGCCTGCCGCGCGACACCCCGGTCTTCGTCCCGGCCGGCCTGGCCCGCTGGTTCCACCGCCGCCGCTTCACCGCGGTGACCGAGCTCGACTGGTGGGAGGCGGCCGAACTGGACGGCGTCCGCTTCGACTTCGTCCCCGCCCACCACTGGTCCAAGCGCTCCCTCACCGACACCTGCCGCACGCTGTGGGGCGGCTGGGTCCTCACCGCCCGGGACGGGCAGCGGGTCTACTTCGCCGGGGACACGGGCTACGGCCACTGGTTCTCCCGCATCGGCCGGCGCTACCCCGGCATCGACCTCGCCCTGTTGCCCATCGGGGCCTACGACCCCCGCTGGTGGCTCAGCGACGTGCACTGCGACCCCGAGGAGGCGGTGCGGGCGGCCCAGGACCTCGGCGCGAGGAGGATGGCGCCGATGCACTGGGCCACGTTCGTGCTGTCGGCGGAACCGGTCCTGGAACCGCTCACACGGGTGCGGGAGGCCTGGGAGAAGGCGGGCTTGGACCGCGAGGACCTGTGGGACCTGCCCATCGGCGGCTCACGGGTCCTGGAACGCCCTTAGGGGGCGGGGCTTGTAGTCAGGTGCGGCTGTGCCGCGCCGGCGCGACCGGCCCCCGCGGACCGGCACCCCCGCGACGAACCCTCACTCCCCGGCCCGGACCCGCTTCCACACACTCGGCGCCGCGCTGATCGCCAAGGTCAGCGCGACCGCCGCCAGCACGCCCTCCCAGGGCTCCTTGAACAGCGAGCCGCCGAGGATCCCGATCAGCTGGTACGTCACGGCCCACGCCAGACAGGCCGGCAGGTTCCCCCGCACGAACCGCCGCAGCGGCCACTCGGCCATGAGACAGGCCAGCATCACCGGGATCCGCCCCGCCGGCACCAGCCGGGACAGCACCAGCACGGCCACCCCGTGGTCCGTCAGCTTCCCCTGCGCCTGTTCGAGCCGGTCCTCCGGCGCCCGGGACCGTATCGCCTCCAGCCAGCGCGACCCGTTCTTCGACTTCATCCCGCGCCGCCCCAGCCAGTACAGGGTGATGTCCCCGAGGAACGCCGCGAGCGAGGCCGTGGCGAACAGCAGCAGAAGGGTCAGCGGAGCCGCCCGGTGGAAGGCCACCACGGCGGCCGAACTCACCAGCGCTCCCGTGGGCACCACCGGGACCAGGGCCCCCAGAAACACCAGCAGGAACAAGGTCGGGTACCCGATCGCCTGCCCCGCGGCCCCGGATGTCGCCCCCGTGGTGGCGGCTGCGAGCCAGGTCACCGGGCGACCTCCAGCCGCACGCTCTCCCCGTGCTCCAGCCGGTGCACGTCCACGCCCGGCGCGAACCGGGCCGCCAGCCGCTCGAACTCCGCGCCCGGCGCGTGGAATTCGTGCGGCCGTACCGCGTCCATCCCGATCGGCCAGTACGTCCCGTAGTGCACCGGCACCGCACTGCGCGGCCCCAGCCGGGCCAGCGCCTGGGCCGCGCGCCCCGCGTCCAGATGCCCCTCCCCGAGATACGGCCCCCATCCGCCGACCGGCAGCAGCGCCACGTCGACCGGTCCGACCTCCTCGGCCATGTCGTCGAACAGCCCGGTGTCCCCGGCGAAGTACGTCCGCGCCGAGCCCTCGACGACGTAACCGAGCGCGGGGGAGCGGTGCGGACCGACCGGCAGCCGCCGCCCGTCGTGCCACGCGGGCACCACGCGTATCAGCAGGTCGCCGACGCGCCGCTGGTCGCCGGGCACCACCTCGTCCACCGTGAGGTGGGTGAGCCGGCGCAGCCCCGGCACCTGGCGTGGTGCGCCCCGGGGCACGAGCAGGCGCGTGCCGGGCTCCAGCCGCGCCAGCGAGGGCACGTGCAGATGGTCGGCGTGCAGATGGGAGACCAGGACGACGTCCGCGCGCCGGGCGCCGGGCGGGGGCACCGCACCGCGGCGCCGGCGCAGATGCGCGAGCCGGCGGGCGAACAGAGGGTCGGTGAGCACACGTACGGCCGAATCCGTGACCGTGCAGGTGGCGTGGCCCCACCAGGTGATCTCCACCGGCACCTCTTTGCCTCCTTCGCGCGACTCCCCGAAGCCTACGGGCTGGAGTAGGGTCGGCGGCGAAACCCGGAGGTGAGGGGGACACCATGGGAGCGTTCCGCGTCACGGCGATCGCGAGTCTGACGCCGCTGGAGGAACTCGACGCCGATCCCTTCCTGGTGGACTCGCGCAGCCAGCACGCCATGTGTGCGCGCTGGGCCGCGGAGCGGGGGTACACCGTGCGGCGGGAGCTGCTGGTGCGCGGCCTGCGTGCCGACCACTGCGTGCTGTGGGACGGGGTACGGGCGGGCCGCGACCTCTTCGTGGCGCCCAGCCGCCGGGTCCTGGAGAGCGCCCTGTCCTCCGTGGAGGAGTTCACCGCCGAGTGCGCCCGCCGCGGAGTGCGGGTCGAGACCGTCGGCTTCGCGGAACCCCTCTACGACGCCCAGATGAAGGCCAGGGTGCATCGCAGGCTGTCCATGCCGACGGCGGGATACGACGGACGCTGACTGTCCGGCCCGTATGACACGCTGGTCCCAGCGCCCGCACCGACGACGGGCCGGGACGTGAGGTGTGCGGGGCGTGGGTGCGGGGCGTTGGCGGCGGGTGGCCAGTCAGGTCGGGCGGAGCGTCACGGTGTGGGTCGTCTCCACCCTGACGATGCTGGTGCTGGCCGGCATCCTGCCGGACTTCCGGCTCCAGTCCCCGAGCGGTGACAGCGCGACCCGGATCGCGGTCACCGCCGCGTTCGGCGCCGGCGCCTTCGGTGTGCTGTCGGCCGTGGTGTGGCCGCTGCTCGTACGGCTCTTCCTGCTGGTGCCGACCCTGGTCCTCGGGCTCCTGGTCTTCTTCCTCAACGGAGCGCTGCTGCTGCTCGCGCTGCGACTGAACCCCGCCGAGCGCGGCGACGCCGCCCCGGAGACCGCGGTCGTGGTCGCCGCCGTGATGTCCGCGGTCGCCTCCGCCACCGGCGGTGCCCTCGCGGTGCGCGACGACGACGCCTACCGGCGCCGCCTGTACCGTCTCGCCGACCGCCGCCGCAGACGCGGCCCCGTCGGCCCGGCCGGCCCCGGCACGGTCTTCCTCCAGCTCGACGGCGTCGGCCACGACGTCCTGCTGGCCGCGGTCGGCGCGGGCCTGATGCCCACGATCGCCCGCTGGATCGGGCACAGCGGCACCCCGGGCCGCGCGGTGCGCCCCACCCACCGGCTCACCTCCTGGCGCACCGACTGGTCCAGCCAGACCGGCGCCAGCCAGCTCGGCATCCTGCACGGCAGCAACCACGACGTCCCGGCCTTCCGCTGGTACGAGAAGGACCGCGGCGAGGTGATGGTCTGCAACCGCCCGACCAGCGCCGTCGAACTCCAGCACCGCGCCGTGGAGCAGGCGGGCCACGGCGGACTGCTCACCGTCGACGGCGCCAGCCGCGGCAACCTCTTCTCCGGCGGCGCCGAGGAACAGGCCCTGGTGCTGTCCATCGCCACCCGCCGCCGCAGCCGCGAGACCCGCTCCCGGGCCGGCTACTTCGCCTACTTCTCCGACCCCGCCAACGCCGTGCGCACCGCCCTGTCGTTCGTCGCCGAGGTCGGCCGCGAGATCGGCCAGTCGACCCGCTCCCGGTTCCGCAAGGAGCGCCCGCGGGTGAGCCGCGGCGGCCTGTACCCGCTCGTCCGCGCCTTCGCGACCGTCGTGGAGCGCGACGTCGTGGTCGCCGCCGTCATGGGCGACATGCTCGCGGGCCGGACCGCCGTCTACGCCGACCTCGTCGCCTACGACGAGGTCGCCCACCACTCCGGGCCGACCGGCCGCGACGCCGCGAAGGTCCTGCAACGCCTGGACCGCTCGCTCGCCCTGATCGAGAACGTCGCCGAGCACGCCCCGCGCCCGTACCGGATCGTCGTCCTGTCCGACCACGGCCAGAGCCCCGGCGAGACCTTCCGCACCCGCTACGGACTCACCCTCGGCGACCTGGTCCGGGCCGGCTGCGGGCTGCCCGTGCCGCGCAGGGCCGAGCGCACCCACAGCGGGGCCGAGGCCCGCGCCGCCGTGCGTGCCGCGCTGCGCCGGCCCGGCAAGGAGGGACGCGAGGAGTACCGGCCCGCCCGCGGCTCCGAGCCGATCGTGCTGGCCTCCGGCAACCTCGGGCTGGTCTCCTTTCCCGACGTGCACCACCGCATGACCAAGGAGGAGCTGGACGCGCGCCACCCGGCCCTGCTGACCACCCTCGCCAACCATCCCGGCATCGGGTTCCTCCTGGTGCGCAGCGAGGAGCACGGCGGCGTGGTCCTCGGACCGTTCGGCACGGAGATCCCGCTGGACCGACTGGACGAGAACCCGGGGCCGTTGGCCGACTTCGGGCCCGGCGCGGTGGAGGCGGTACGCCGTACGCACACCTTTCCGCACACCGCCGACATCATGGTCAACTCCTGGTACGACCCGGCGGAGGGGGAGGTGCTGGCCTTCGAGGAGCAGATCGGGTCCCACGGCGGGCTGGGGGGTGCGCAGGCCAAGCCGTTCCTGCTGTCGCCGCTTGCCTTGTCCGCGCCGCCCGAGGAACTGGTCGGGGCGGAGGGCGTTCATCGGGTGCTGCGGCGGTGGCTCGACGAAGCGGGGGGTCCTCAAGTGCCGCTGGAGAAGGCCGAGGAGAAGGCCGCGTAGTTGTCTGGCTGCGGGCCGGTGGGGGCCGGTCGCGCCCACGCGGCGGAGCCGCACATCGATACAGCCCCGCGCCCCTGAAGAGCGCATACCCGAGCGTCGGAAAATCAGCTGCGGTCGCCCCGAGCCCCGCTCACACTGATCGAGTCATCCCGCTCTCGAACACCCCCTGGAGCCACCGCTTTGCAGGCTGCCGTCACCGTTTCGCCCTCCCGCATCCCCGACCTCCTCCTCGGCCTCGCCACCGTGCGGCCCGTCTTCGTCTGGGGCGCCCCCGGCATCGGAAAGTCCTCCCTCGTCAGGGAGTTCGCCGCCTCGCTTGGCCTGGAGTGCGTGAGTCTCATCGGTACCCAGCTCGCTCCCGAGGACCTGATCGGGGTGCCGCAGATCCGCAACGGCCGCTCGGTGTTCTGCCCGCCGGAGTCCATCGCGCGCGACGAGCCGTACTGCCTGTTCCTGGACGAGCTGAACGCGGCCACCCCCGATGTGCAGAAGGCGTTCTACTCGCTCATCCTGGACCGCCGCATCGGCGACTACGAACTTCCTCAGGGGTCCATCGTCATCGGCGCCGGCAACCGCGCCATCGACAACGCGCTGGCCCGCCCCATCGCCTCCGCCCTCGTCAACCGCCTCACCCACGTCCACCTGGAGGCGTCCGCGAAGGACTGGCTGGTCTGGGCCGCCGAGCACGACATCCACCCCTGGATCCTCGACCACCTCACCGACCGGCCCGACCACCTGTGGTCCAAGCCGCCGAAGACCGAGGAGCCCTTCTCCACGCCCCGCTCCTGGCACATGCTCTCCGACGCGCTGCACTCCTTCGGCCCGGACCTCGACGAGGAGACCCTGAAGGTCCTCGCACACGGCACGCTGACACCCCGGCACGCCACCGCGTTCTGCGGCTACGTCAAGATCGTGCGCAGCCGGTTCGGCATCGAGGCGATCATCAAGGGCGACGCCCGCTGGCCGAACCGCCTGGAGGACCGCGACCTGCTCTACTACCTCGCCGAGTCCTTCCGCGGCCGCCTGGTCAAGGAACTCCCCGTCAGCAAGGAGCACATGTCGGCGAACGGCCGGCAGACCGCCTACCGCGCCAAGTCGCTGCTGGTCCAGCTCGCCGAGATCTCCGTCGAGGTGGCCCAGACCGTCATCGCCGAGGGCGACGACGGCAACCCCGTCCTGCCGTCCTGGTTCCTCGTCGAGGCCGCCCGGGACATGCCCCGCCTGGTGGAGGCGCGGCGGTGAGCCGCGGCCCCGAAAAGAAGAAGAAGCGGGACCTCGCCGGTGAGGCGTTCGCCGAGGGGATGCGGCTGCTCAAGGCCAACCCGGCCCTCGCGGCCGTCGAGTTCGACGTGTGCCGCAGGGAGGACTGCCGCTTCGCACCCCGCGACGGCCTCGTGGTGGTGGACTCCGACGGGGACCTGCACGTCCACCCCCACCGCCTCGCCGAACCGGCCGCCTGGGCCTGGGCGCTGGCCCACGCCGTCCTCCACCTCGGCTTCGGACACGTCCCCGCCGTGAAGGGCGAACGCACCCAGCCCGACCGCTTCGACCTCGCCGCCCGCTGTGTCGTCGTCAACCGCTTCCTGCTCGGCTTCACCGTCGGCCGGACCCCCGAGCACCTGCCCGCCTCCTACCCCGACGGCGACGAGGAGCAGCTCGCCGCCCGCTGGCGGCGCGACGGCATCCCCGCCGTCTACGAGCACTGCGGCACCGCGGGCCCCGAGCCCGACCAGCTGCTGCTGCGGTGGTCCGGCTGGTCCCAGCCCCCCGACTGGCAGCTGGCGTTCGCGACCGCCCTGACCCGGACCGTGTCCGCGGCGATGGACATGGCGGGCGGCCGCCGCGACTCCCTCGACGGCGAGCTGCCCGAGCGGCGTCCCTGGCAGCGGGCACTGAGCTGGTTCGTCTCCTCCTACCCGCTGCTCGGCGGCATCGCGGCCGGCATCACGCTGGTCGCCGACGCCGAACTCGCCCGCGCCCACGGCATATCGATCGCCGCCGTCGACACCGAGGCCGCCGAGATCTACATCAACCCGCTGCGCCGCTTCGACGACGAGGAATGGCGGTTCGTCCTCGCCCACGAGATGCTGCACGCCGCCCTGCGCCACGGCGACCGCTGCGGCACCCGCGACCCCTACCTCTTCAACGTCGCCTGCGACTACGTCATCAACGGCTGGCTGAACGAGATGCAGATCGGCACCATGCCCGAGGGCCTGCTCCACGACCCCGGGCTCACCGGCCTGTCCGCCGAGGAGGTCTACGACCGCATCGCCGGCGACCTGCGCCGCATGCGCAGGCCGGCCACCCTCCGCGGCAAGGGCGCCGGCGACATCCTGGGCGGTCCGCTCGGCTCGCCCCGCGACTACGTCGACCTCGACGAGTTCTACCGCCGCGGTCTCGCCCAGGGCCTGGACCTGCACCAGCGGCAGGAGCGCGGCTTCCTGCCCGGCGGCCTGGTCGAGGAGATCCGCGCCCTCAGCCACCCGCCGCTGCCGTGGGACGCCCGACTCGCCCGCTGGTTCGACGAGTTCGTGCCCAGCCCGCAGCCCGTGCGGTCCTACGCCCGACCCGCGCGCCGCCAGTCCTCCACCCCCGACATCCCGCGCGCCGGCCGGTACTTCCCGCCCGAGGAGATCGCCCGCTGCACCTTCGGCGTGGTCCTGGACACCTCCGGCTCGATGAACCGCACCCTGCTCGGCAAGGCCCTCGGCGCGATCGCCTCGTACGCCGAGGCCAGGGACGTCCCCGCCGCCCGGGTCGTGTTCTGCGACGCGGCCCCGCACGACGCCGGCTATCTGCCCGTCACCGAAATCGCCGAGCGGGTCCGGGTGCACGGCCGCGGCGGCACCGTCCTGCAGCCCGGCATCGACCTGCTGCACCGCGCGGACGACTTCCCCGCGGGTGCGCCCGTGCTGGTGATCACCGACGGCTGGTGCGATGTGCTGCGGGTCCGGCGCGAGCACGCCTATCTGATCCCGCAGGGCGCCCGGCTGCCGTTCACCGCACGGGGACCGGTCTTCCGCGTGAGCTGAGCCGTAGTGTGATCGGATGGATCCCGCACCCCCGTCCGCGGGACCACACGAAAGGACTGACCGTGGCTACCACGCGCTCCGCACACACCGTCTGGGAAGGCAACCTCCTCGAGGGGAGCGGTGTCGTCAACTTCGACTCCTCCGGCGCCATCGAGGCCCAGCCGGTCACGTGGGCCTCACGCTCCCAGGACGCGAACGGCAAGACCAGCCCCGAGGAGCTGATCGCCGCCGCGCACTCCAGCTGCTTCTCCATGGCGCTGTCGCACGCCCTGAACGGCGCGGGCACCCCGCCCACCAAGCTCGTCACCTCGGCCGACGTCACCTTCCAGCCGGGCGAGGGCATCACGGGCATCCACCTCACCGTCGAGGGCACCGTGCCGGGCCTGGACGAGGAGGGCTTCGCCGCGGCCGCCGCCGACGCCAAGACCAACTGCCCGGTCAGCCAGGCCCTGAAGTCGGTCCCGATCACGCTGGACGCGAAGCTGGCCTGACCCGAAGGCGCCCGACCGCGCAGGCCGCCTGTCCGGGGCGGCCTGCGCGCGGCGCGGTGCGGCGA
This genomic window contains:
- a CDS encoding thiamine pyrophosphate-requiring protein, translating into MSTKVSDHVLERLREWGVDHVFGYPGDGINGLLAAWGRAGNRPRFVQSRHEEMSAFEAVGYAKFSGRIGVCAATSGPGAIHLLNGLYDAKLDHVPVLAIVGQTHRTAMGGSYQQEVDLHTLFKDVASEFVETVTVPEQLPNVLDRAIRTAYARRCPTAIIIPGDVQELDYSAPTHEFKMVPSSLDRSAWTAVPSAESLERAAEILNSAAKPAILIGQGAAGARAEVERIAELLGAGVAKALLGKDALSDELPYVTGSIGLLGTRPSYELMRDCDTLLTIGSSFPYTQFLPEFGKARGVQIDIDPHMVGMRYPYEVNLVGDAKATLQRLIPMLDVERDGREWYDTVCANVTRWREVMKRRAQQSADPINPEYVAHALDPLLPDNAIVTSDSGSTANWYARHLTMRPGMRSSLSGTLATMGPGVPYAIGAKFAHPDRPAIALVGDGAMQMNGMAELITAAKYRELWEDPRLIVAIWNNHDLNQVTWEMRAMEGAPSFLPSQQLPDVQYAAFARSLGLTGIRVEKPEDVEAAWQAGLQADGPAVLEFLTDPAVPPIPPHATWEQMEATAAAILKGDADRGSMVKQGFKAKVQEFLPGREK
- a CDS encoding RNA polymerase sigma factor SigF, with product MPTPVSAKHHPHDDAPDTAEAFRRLAALPPGPERETLRGQVVEAWLPMADRLAGRFRNRGESYDDLRQVAALGLVKAVDRYDPARGNAFESYAVPTITGEIKRHFRDHMWTLHVPRRVQDLRNRVRFASQDLAQTIPGRRPTVAEIAERADMSEEDVLVGLEALESFTALSLDAELPGSEDGYSLADALGSSDPALDTVVDREAVRPRLAALSERERAILYMRFFGDMTQSRIAEQLGISQMHVSRLISRCCGRLREQIMRDASG
- a CDS encoding aminotransferase class I/II-fold pyridoxal phosphate-dependent enzyme encodes the protein MRTDPEGHGPVRYGPPLPDDGLPVLPELTAVLAAAAARPRAEPVGGGTALLEAARGYAARRGLPTEHDHVAAAPGAPALLLALTAALGGDVLVPRPCAAWWAPYARLLGRPVFHVATPAECGGVPDPYALLETVRRVRAEGGDPRLLVLSVADDPTATVAPPEVLHETVEAAAGEGLHLVSDETWRDTVHAPHETVLLSPAEMLPDRVTVVTDLAGSLLPAGWPAAFARFPANGSGDGLRARVLDILTALGARIAAPVAAAAAHALTEPEPVTARRTAVGHLHARVAAAAHSVVVGAGALCRPPRAGRHLYADLGPLRPALAAQGVGDAQDLEDFLTARLGMPAPGGHRFGDDLGALRVRLSTGPLLGGSEAERAECLTSPAPLELPHVQRALNTLESVFDDLRDDAQRWEPPR
- a CDS encoding MBL fold metallo-hydrolase, which codes for MTQQSESTTSTRVADETPALSSFAPASPPLAEPRPLGERRVWPKSFHDRLTAPLPGLKAMARFAREGAVRPGPEGLADIPKLPYAPAPLPAVDSRTVAVSWAGHASWVVRIGGLTVLTDPVWSRRILGTPARITPVGVDWEALPRIDAVVISHNHYDHLDAPTLRRLPRDTPVFVPAGLARWFHRRRFTAVTELDWWEAAELDGVRFDFVPAHHWSKRSLTDTCRTLWGGWVLTARDGQRVYFAGDTGYGHWFSRIGRRYPGIDLALLPIGAYDPRWWLSDVHCDPEEAVRAAQDLGARRMAPMHWATFVLSAEPVLEPLTRVREAWEKAGLDREDLWDLPIGGSRVLERP
- a CDS encoding VTT domain-containing protein, coding for MTWLAAATTGATSGAAGQAIGYPTLFLLVFLGALVPVVPTGALVSSAAVVAFHRAAPLTLLLLFATASLAAFLGDITLYWLGRRGMKSKNGSRWLEAIRSRAPEDRLEQAQGKLTDHGVAVLVLSRLVPAGRIPVMLACLMAEWPLRRFVRGNLPACLAWAVTYQLIGILGGSLFKEPWEGVLAAVALTLAISAAPSVWKRVRAGE